In the Harmonia axyridis chromosome 3, icHarAxyr1.1, whole genome shotgun sequence genome, one interval contains:
- the LOC123675074 gene encoding histone H2A — MSGRGKGGKVKGKAKSRSNRAGLQFPVGRIHRLLRKGNYAERVGAGAPVYLAAVMEYLAAEVLELAGNAARDNKKTRIIPRHLQLAIRNDEELNKLLSGVTIAQGGVLPNIQAVLLPKKTEKKS, encoded by the coding sequence atgtctGGTCGCGGTAAAGGTGGAAAAGTTAAGGGTAAGGCAAAGTCTCGTTCCAACCGAGCTGGATTACAATTTCCAGTTGGTCGTATTCATCGTTTATTACGCAAAGGAAATTATGCTGAACGAGTTGGAGCTGGAGCACCCGTCTATCTAGCCGCTGTTATGGAATATCTAGCCGCCGAAGTTTTGGAATTGGCCGGTAACGCAGCACGTGACAACAAGAAAACCAGAATTATTCCCAGACATCTTCAGCTGGCAATCAGAAACGACGAAGAGTTGAACAAATTGCTATCGGGAGTAACTATCGCTCAAGGTGGTGTTTTACCGAATATCCAAGCCGTCCTCTTGCCAAAGAAGACAGAAAAGAAATCATAA